The following proteins come from a genomic window of Gynuella sunshinyii YC6258:
- a CDS encoding substrate-binding periplasmic protein, protein MNIVNLMKVMLIAVLAQHALAEVKVSVDHANPPFMYINNGKAAGIYPALIAAAFEKMKEPVEINALPWSRAIEDIENANAGVGGIYKNSERLKKYDYSDQIFVEKLMVYYNKAKTVSFKTANDLKGMEVGVIRGWSYGDDFDSAVKAGEITVSEVTSDGQNFSKLNSGRLDAVIAIEASGTIFMQKFPGIAVVEVPIAENPTYLAFSKNANMTAVLDKFNKAITSLQASGDFDRIVREALTE, encoded by the coding sequence ATGAACATTGTCAATCTAATGAAAGTAATGTTAATCGCAGTGCTTGCTCAACATGCTTTAGCAGAGGTTAAGGTTAGCGTAGATCATGCCAATCCACCATTCATGTATATTAACAATGGCAAAGCAGCTGGAATTTACCCTGCGCTGATCGCCGCCGCATTCGAAAAAATGAAAGAACCGGTAGAAATTAATGCACTTCCATGGTCCAGAGCAATCGAAGATATTGAGAATGCAAATGCCGGCGTTGGTGGTATTTATAAAAATTCAGAGCGGCTCAAGAAATATGACTACAGCGATCAAATATTTGTTGAAAAGCTGATGGTTTACTATAACAAAGCAAAAACCGTTTCTTTCAAAACCGCCAATGATCTCAAGGGAATGGAAGTTGGTGTCATTCGTGGCTGGAGCTACGGCGATGATTTTGACTCTGCGGTAAAAGCCGGAGAAATCACCGTCAGCGAAGTAACTTCGGATGGACAGAACTTCAGCAAACTGAATTCAGGACGTCTGGACGCTGTTATTGCTATCGAAGCTTCCGGAACCATTTTCATGCAAAAATTTCCGGGCATTGCGGTAGTCGAAGTACCCATCGCGGAAAACCCAACCTACCTGGCCTTCTCAAAAAATGCCAATATGACCGCAGTGCTGGATAAATTTAATAAAGCAATCACCTCACTGCAGGCGTCCGGAGATTTCGACAGAATCGTCCGTGAAGCGCTAACAGAGTAA
- a CDS encoding methyl-accepting chemotaxis protein, translated as MSINKSSSLRLRITIWAVLVITVVLSVSTAIDYYLNVQKWRKALADQIGTVSQFIASSLPPALWNYELKTVEGVLRATVDSPNIDAVYIVEDGKLSHAFGKHENEDAQVMKELPDLSELVLIELKYIDAGEEPIAIGYLQLNEAYLNRQLDIQLQMAIVGILVLLSLLAGLVFMLLTWMVRKPILALTDAMYNISQGEGDLTRRLSGSSRNEIGALVGYFNQFMQKLQDSTAALGQVSGQVSQSVINLDNTFDISRSLVMRQHEEVNAISAALGKGADASQGIAEHAGVTASAASDAHKNAEVTQLSVEQTVQAIQELDVILEQTRASMSSLQIDVDSITDIIGVIQGIAEQTNMLALNAAIEAARAGEHGRGFAVVADEVRSLAAKTHDSTREIIQKIERLRVSTENGVELFRKGSESSKQGVQKIEEAKASLQIIFDAFSQISVMSTQIAAAVNGQAGLRQEFQHTVKRLSVLSQKVDEQVDQATSYSRGVKQQTETLARHLGGFKW; from the coding sequence ATGAGTATTAATAAATCCAGTTCGTTGAGGCTCCGTATTACCATTTGGGCCGTGCTGGTTATAACGGTGGTTTTATCGGTCAGTACGGCGATTGACTATTATCTGAATGTACAGAAGTGGCGTAAGGCTCTTGCCGACCAAATTGGAACTGTCAGTCAATTTATTGCTTCTTCGCTTCCGCCTGCATTATGGAATTATGAATTAAAAACAGTGGAGGGCGTGCTGCGCGCGACTGTAGATAGTCCGAATATCGACGCAGTATATATCGTTGAAGATGGAAAACTCAGTCATGCTTTTGGTAAGCATGAAAATGAAGATGCCCAGGTTATGAAGGAGTTGCCGGATCTCAGCGAGCTTGTTTTGATAGAACTTAAATATATTGATGCCGGGGAAGAGCCGATTGCAATCGGTTACCTGCAATTAAATGAGGCTTATCTGAACCGGCAGTTAGACATACAGTTGCAGATGGCGATAGTCGGTATCCTGGTGCTATTGTCATTGTTGGCGGGCCTGGTGTTCATGTTGCTGACCTGGATGGTCAGAAAGCCGATTCTGGCGTTAACGGATGCCATGTACAACATTTCTCAAGGTGAGGGTGATCTGACCAGGCGACTGTCCGGCAGTTCGCGGAACGAAATTGGCGCATTGGTGGGATATTTTAACCAGTTCATGCAGAAACTGCAGGACTCAACCGCGGCGCTGGGTCAGGTTTCCGGTCAAGTCAGTCAGTCGGTCATCAACCTGGATAACACCTTTGATATCAGTCGGTCACTGGTGATGAGGCAGCACGAGGAAGTCAATGCAATATCTGCCGCTCTGGGTAAAGGCGCGGATGCTTCTCAAGGTATTGCCGAGCATGCCGGGGTGACTGCCAGCGCTGCCAGTGATGCTCATAAAAATGCGGAAGTCACTCAACTTTCCGTGGAGCAGACGGTGCAGGCAATTCAGGAACTGGATGTTATTCTGGAGCAGACTCGCGCGTCCATGTCCAGTTTGCAAATAGATGTTGATTCCATCACTGACATTATTGGTGTTATTCAGGGAATTGCTGAACAAACCAATATGCTGGCGCTGAATGCCGCGATTGAAGCCGCCCGGGCGGGAGAGCACGGCAGGGGGTTTGCAGTTGTGGCCGATGAGGTTCGGTCGCTGGCTGCCAAGACGCATGACAGTACCAGAGAAATTATCCAGAAGATTGAACGTCTGAGAGTCAGTACTGAAAACGGTGTTGAGCTGTTCAGAAAAGGTAGTGAGTCCAGCAAACAGGGTGTGCAGAAAATTGAAGAGGCAAAAGCTTCGCTGCAAATAATTTTTGATGCATTTTCTCAAATCAGCGTCATGTCGACCCAGATTGCAGCGGCGGTGAACGGACAGGCAGGACTCCGTCAGGAATTCCAACACACGGTCAAACGCTTGTCTGTGTTGTCTCAGAAAGTGGATGAACAGGTTGATCAGGCCACCTCTTATAGTCGCGGTGTTAAGCAGCAAACGGAAACGCTGGCCAGGCATCTGGGTGGTTTTAAATGGTGA
- a CDS encoding FAD:protein FMN transferase, giving the protein MSFQFQLSQFDDYTKAAFPAMASPCEILFDSTDLEQVMALGLEARAETWRIEQKFSRYRQDNIIHKINNACGKTIHVDDETADLLDFANQVYELSEARFDVTSGILRKVWKFDGSDQLADDKAIAALLPLIGWHQVNWSRPYLTLPEGMEIDLGGIGKEYAVDKVFSQLTQHCENALLVNFGGDLRARGPRKDGSAWKVGVEQIVPEQQIRHLEMTAGAMATSGDSRRYLLKDGIRYSHILNPKTGWPVMNAPRSITVVAPTCVEAGIYSSLSLMMGDEAEKFLEELDIRYWSVR; this is encoded by the coding sequence ATGAGTTTTCAATTTCAGCTGTCCCAGTTTGATGACTACACCAAAGCGGCGTTTCCGGCCATGGCCAGTCCTTGTGAGATTCTGTTTGACAGTACTGATCTGGAACAGGTGATGGCACTGGGTCTTGAGGCGCGGGCAGAAACCTGGCGCATTGAGCAGAAATTCAGTCGTTACCGACAGGACAACATCATTCATAAAATCAATAACGCCTGCGGTAAAACGATCCACGTAGACGACGAAACCGCTGACCTGCTGGATTTTGCCAATCAGGTATATGAGTTGTCCGAAGCCCGTTTTGATGTAACTTCCGGCATCCTGCGCAAGGTATGGAAATTCGATGGCTCAGACCAACTGGCCGATGACAAAGCCATTGCCGCACTGTTGCCATTGATCGGCTGGCATCAGGTCAACTGGTCCCGCCCCTACCTGACACTTCCGGAAGGCATGGAAATCGACCTGGGAGGCATTGGTAAAGAATACGCCGTCGACAAGGTGTTCTCGCAGCTCACCCAGCATTGCGAAAATGCACTGCTGGTCAATTTTGGCGGAGACCTGCGTGCCAGAGGTCCCCGCAAAGATGGCAGCGCCTGGAAAGTCGGCGTTGAACAAATAGTCCCGGAACAGCAAATACGACACCTTGAAATGACTGCCGGAGCGATGGCCACCAGTGGCGACAGTCGACGCTATTTGCTCAAAGACGGCATTCGTTACAGTCACATCCTCAACCCCAAAACCGGATGGCCCGTGATGAATGCACCACGGTCCATTACCGTAGTGGCCCCCACCTGCGTGGAAGCAGGTATCTACTCCAGCCTGTCACTCATGATGGGAGATGAAGCAGAAAAATTTCTTGAAGAACTGGATATCCGTTACTGGAGCGTTCGGTGA
- a CDS encoding DUF3570 domain-containing protein, with protein sequence MQLTQNLRTRLTLATGALLGATGSAHAAQDGDWLVGSGLLVYSEGNNRVTAIEPVLNLKREYDDESSLNIRLVFDTLSGASPNGAAIANVDQTFTSPSANPSARSINQTQTRASGSASSKDDHEDEDDDGASKAYTTQAGDLPLAPHFEDNRYVLSLGWEKPLDSDTKINLGGTYSGESDFQSFSGNIAIAQDLFGKNTTVSAGINYEFDLINPNGGLPDPLSAYASSNKGKDLDTKQVIDGIVGVTQVINRRWITQLNYSISTSSGYQNDPYKILTVADNGNLISDPANTDSYLYVYENRPSDRLKQSIYWQNKFAWFKDDVLDISYRYMTDDWGIRSHTADVSYHFQPGNRFYLQPHYRYYQQTAADFYQPFLNAGDEVAVDASGSHALVDYASSDPRLGAFSADTYGLTLGIPLAGPDQEIAITLEHYQQHDRNDVKNVASGSNLDGMSQFAELSANWIQLSYTFRW encoded by the coding sequence ATGCAATTGACACAGAATCTGCGCACTCGCCTGACTCTGGCGACAGGCGCCCTGCTTGGTGCAACAGGCAGCGCCCATGCGGCTCAGGATGGAGACTGGCTGGTCGGCTCCGGATTGCTGGTATACAGCGAAGGCAATAACCGGGTGACAGCTATCGAACCGGTTCTTAACCTGAAACGCGAATACGATGACGAAAGCTCACTGAATATCCGGCTGGTGTTCGACACCCTCAGCGGAGCCTCTCCAAACGGTGCCGCCATTGCCAACGTTGATCAGACCTTTACCTCACCGTCCGCCAACCCATCTGCCCGCTCCATCAACCAGACGCAAACACGCGCTTCGGGAAGCGCATCATCCAAAGATGATCACGAGGATGAGGATGATGACGGCGCCAGCAAAGCCTATACAACCCAAGCAGGAGATCTGCCACTGGCACCGCATTTCGAAGACAACCGTTATGTTTTGTCTCTTGGATGGGAAAAGCCACTGGACAGTGATACCAAAATCAATCTGGGTGGAACATATTCCGGAGAAAGCGACTTTCAATCCTTCAGTGGTAACATCGCCATTGCTCAGGATCTGTTTGGTAAAAATACCACCGTGTCCGCAGGGATCAATTATGAATTTGACCTGATCAATCCTAATGGTGGCCTTCCCGATCCACTTAGTGCATATGCCAGCTCGAACAAAGGTAAAGATCTCGATACCAAACAAGTGATTGACGGCATTGTAGGGGTTACCCAGGTCATTAACCGCCGCTGGATTACACAACTGAATTACTCCATCAGTACCAGTTCCGGTTATCAGAACGATCCTTATAAAATTCTGACCGTGGCCGACAACGGTAACCTGATCAGCGATCCGGCCAATACCGACAGTTATTTGTATGTTTATGAAAACCGTCCTTCAGATCGCCTTAAACAAAGCATCTACTGGCAAAACAAATTTGCCTGGTTCAAAGACGACGTACTGGATATCTCGTATCGTTATATGACCGATGACTGGGGTATTCGTTCTCACACTGCGGATGTCAGCTATCACTTCCAGCCTGGTAATCGCTTTTATCTGCAACCGCATTACCGGTATTACCAACAGACAGCAGCCGATTTCTATCAGCCGTTCCTGAATGCCGGAGATGAGGTTGCGGTGGACGCTTCCGGCAGCCATGCACTGGTGGATTACGCGTCTTCCGATCCCCGACTCGGTGCGTTCTCGGCGGATACCTATGGTTTGACCCTGGGCATTCCACTGGCGGGTCCTGATCAGGAGATCGCCATCACCCTTGAGCATTATCAGCAGCACGATCGTAATGACGTAAAAAATGTGGCCAGCGGCAGTAATTTGGATGGCATGAGTCAGTTTGCCGAACTGTCTGCCAACTGGATACAGCTCAGTTATACCTTCCGCTGGTAA
- a CDS encoding DUF4266 domain-containing protein: protein MFGKYLIILLLAMQLPACTLGVKPWQRDLLAKPQMALDSQPIQNSYNEHIYFSKEASSGGKGFGGGGCGCN from the coding sequence ATGTTTGGAAAATATCTCATAATCTTGTTGCTGGCCATGCAGCTACCGGCCTGTACTCTGGGGGTAAAACCATGGCAACGGGACCTGCTGGCAAAGCCACAAATGGCACTGGACAGCCAGCCGATACAAAACTCATACAACGAACATATTTATTTCAGTAAAGAAGCCAGTTCCGGTGGCAAAGGTTTTGGCGGTGGAGGTTGCGGATGCAATTGA
- a CDS encoding TlpA disulfide reductase family protein — translation MKRIFISIGILLMSLSAQAAQLDLTSYKGQVVYVDFWASWCGPCRASFPWMQLMHQKYQQKGLTIIAVNVDQEADLAAEFLSKYHPEFNIAYDPDGQLAQEYGVSAMPTSFLIDRNGNIKVTHKGFHKNKVDDYEREIQQLLSE, via the coding sequence ATGAAACGCATTTTTATTTCCATTGGCATACTGCTGATGTCCCTTTCAGCTCAGGCTGCCCAACTCGACTTAACCTCCTACAAAGGTCAGGTGGTCTATGTCGATTTCTGGGCATCCTGGTGCGGTCCATGTCGGGCATCATTTCCATGGATGCAGTTAATGCATCAAAAATACCAACAGAAAGGTCTCACCATCATTGCCGTCAATGTTGATCAGGAGGCTGATCTGGCCGCTGAATTTCTGTCCAAATATCACCCCGAATTTAACATCGCCTACGACCCTGACGGTCAGCTCGCCCAAGAATATGGTGTCAGTGCGATGCCTACCAGCTTCCTGATAGATCGCAATGGAAATATCAAAGTCACCCACAAAGGTTTTCACAAAAACAAAGTGGACGACTACGAACGTGAAATCCAACAGTTGTTGTCGGAGTGA
- the choV gene encoding choline ABC transporter ATP-binding protein → MPAISIRNLDVIFGQQITDSLKLLDQGKSRQEIIDATGDVVGVQNASLDIEEGEICVLMGLSGSGKSSLLRAVNGLNAISRGELLVQDGERMIDLANCDEKTLRHLRAKRISMVFQKFALMPWLKVIDNVAYGLEVMGMNKNDRHKKAMEQLDMVGLADWKDKYPHELSGGMQQRVGLARAFAMDSDILLMDEPFSALDPLIRHQLQEELITLQKSLNKTILFVSHDLDEALKIGSRIAIMESARIIQCGAPADIVLNPATPYVENFVAHTNPLNVLEGHTLMTEVEALEQQDGRLLADPHHQVWLTVEEGKVAAAEMNGSGPLKLQYCEADQDNQIPACGTLAMTSPKVSMRRAIELCYSTELPVILVENGKLEGVLCDQNFYHALLGKHFTTGDSAKT, encoded by the coding sequence ATGCCTGCGATCAGCATTCGTAACCTAGATGTGATCTTTGGTCAGCAGATCACCGATAGTCTGAAGTTACTCGACCAGGGAAAAAGCCGTCAGGAGATCATCGATGCCACCGGCGATGTCGTCGGCGTTCAGAATGCCAGCCTGGATATTGAAGAGGGCGAAATCTGTGTCCTTATGGGTTTGTCAGGATCGGGCAAATCAAGCCTGTTAAGAGCAGTCAACGGACTCAATGCCATCAGTCGTGGAGAACTGCTGGTACAAGATGGTGAACGCATGATTGATCTCGCTAACTGTGATGAAAAAACCCTTCGACATCTGCGAGCCAAGCGAATTTCCATGGTGTTTCAGAAATTTGCCTTAATGCCATGGCTGAAAGTCATTGATAATGTTGCCTATGGTTTGGAAGTCATGGGCATGAATAAAAATGACCGCCATAAAAAAGCCATGGAGCAACTCGACATGGTCGGACTGGCGGACTGGAAGGACAAATATCCCCATGAACTGTCAGGCGGCATGCAACAGCGCGTGGGACTGGCCCGTGCATTTGCCATGGACAGCGATATTCTGTTAATGGATGAGCCTTTTTCCGCACTCGACCCATTGATACGTCATCAGTTACAGGAAGAATTGATCACCCTGCAAAAAAGCCTGAACAAAACCATTCTGTTCGTCAGTCACGATCTTGATGAAGCGCTGAAGATCGGTTCCAGAATCGCCATTATGGAATCAGCACGCATTATTCAGTGCGGAGCTCCGGCCGATATTGTGTTGAACCCGGCCACTCCTTACGTGGAAAACTTTGTGGCCCATACCAATCCGCTGAACGTGCTTGAAGGGCACACACTGATGACCGAGGTCGAAGCGCTGGAACAACAGGATGGACGCCTGCTGGCAGATCCCCATCATCAAGTCTGGCTGACGGTAGAGGAAGGCAAAGTGGCAGCAGCGGAAATGAATGGCAGCGGCCCACTCAAACTACAGTACTGCGAAGCCGATCAGGACAATCAGATTCCTGCCTGCGGCACCCTGGCAATGACGTCGCCCAAGGTTTCCATGCGGCGCGCCATAGAACTGTGTTACAGCACTGAACTACCGGTTATTCTGGTGGAAAACGGTAAGCTGGAAGGTGTACTTTGTGACCAGAATTTTTATCACGCACTGCTCGGAAAACATTTTACGACCGGTGACTCTGCCAAAACCTGA
- the choW gene encoding choline ABC transporter permease subunit, with the protein MNWLIEHKLPIGDWMEVFFDWLTLHASGFFDLISVSLEWLILSLIDLYLWLPPLVIITLTAAMAWLLHRSIGLVIFVILALMLILNLGYWEEMIQTFVLVITATFLSVIIGIPIGILAAHNKWFYSILRPVLDLMQTIPTFVYLIPTLVLFGLGVVPGLISTIIFAIAAPIRLTYLGISRVPEELIEAGRAFGSTPTQLLLKVELPAAMASIMAGITQCIMLSLSMVVIAALVGADGLGKPVVRALNTVNISQGFEAGIAIVLVAIILDRIFKTPGNTQEV; encoded by the coding sequence ATGAATTGGTTAATTGAACACAAACTGCCAATAGGCGACTGGATGGAAGTCTTTTTTGACTGGCTGACGCTGCATGCATCCGGTTTTTTTGATCTGATTTCGGTATCTCTTGAGTGGCTGATTTTATCGCTGATTGATCTTTATCTGTGGCTGCCACCATTAGTGATTATCACCCTGACTGCGGCAATGGCATGGTTGTTACACCGCAGTATCGGACTGGTGATTTTTGTCATTCTCGCATTGATGCTGATCCTCAATCTGGGCTATTGGGAAGAAATGATACAAACCTTTGTACTGGTCATTACCGCAACCTTTTTGTCAGTCATCATCGGTATTCCCATCGGTATTCTGGCAGCTCACAACAAATGGTTTTATTCCATACTGCGGCCAGTACTGGATTTAATGCAGACGATTCCAACGTTTGTGTATTTGATCCCAACCCTGGTGCTATTCGGTCTTGGAGTAGTACCAGGATTGATTTCAACCATTATTTTTGCCATTGCCGCGCCTATCCGTCTGACTTATCTCGGTATCAGTCGGGTACCCGAAGAACTTATTGAAGCTGGTCGCGCCTTTGGTTCAACCCCTACACAGCTGTTATTGAAAGTGGAGCTGCCAGCCGCCATGGCCAGCATTATGGCAGGGATCACTCAGTGCATTATGTTATCACTGTCGATGGTCGTCATCGCTGCACTGGTCGGTGCGGATGGCCTTGGCAAACCGGTGGTGCGTGCACTCAATACCGTCAACATTTCCCAGGGCTTTGAAGCAGGTATCGCTATTGTCCTGGTTGCCATCATCCTTGACCGGATATTCAAAACACCCGGCAATACTCAGGAGGTTTAA
- a CDS encoding choline ABC transporter substrate-binding protein, translating to MRGAVAVATLSVSMSYAASCDEVRFSDVGWTDITATTAATSEILTGLGYKTKTQLLSVPVTYKSLANNDIDVFLGNWMPTMEGDIAKYREAGTVETIAMNLEGAKYTLAVPKYVYDAGVKDFADIVKFKDKFKDKIYGIEPGNDGNRLIQDMIDTNAFGLKDFDLVESSEAGMLSQVARSVKRKQWIVFLGWAPHPMNANFDMTYLSGGDDYFGPDFGGANVYTNVRKNYTGECKNVGTLLTNLKFSLPMENEIMGAILDDGKDPKTAANSWLKAHPEMLDGWLKGVTTVDGKPGLAAVKAYLNI from the coding sequence CGCTGTGGCAGTGGCAACATTATCTGTTTCCATGAGCTACGCCGCCTCATGCGATGAAGTACGCTTCTCCGATGTTGGCTGGACGGACATTACTGCAACCACAGCCGCTACCAGTGAAATTCTCACCGGTCTTGGCTACAAAACCAAAACACAGTTATTGTCAGTACCGGTCACGTACAAATCACTGGCCAACAACGACATCGACGTGTTCCTGGGTAACTGGATGCCCACCATGGAGGGGGACATCGCCAAATACCGTGAAGCCGGCACAGTGGAAACCATTGCCATGAACCTGGAAGGGGCAAAATACACATTGGCCGTTCCCAAATATGTATACGACGCCGGGGTCAAGGACTTCGCCGATATCGTCAAATTCAAAGACAAGTTCAAAGACAAGATTTATGGCATTGAACCGGGCAATGACGGCAATCGTCTGATACAGGACATGATTGATACCAATGCTTTCGGCCTGAAGGATTTCGACCTGGTTGAATCCAGTGAAGCCGGGATGTTGTCACAGGTGGCAAGATCGGTAAAACGCAAACAGTGGATCGTATTCCTGGGCTGGGCGCCACACCCGATGAATGCCAACTTCGACATGACTTACCTGAGCGGCGGTGACGACTATTTTGGCCCTGACTTCGGCGGCGCCAACGTCTACACCAACGTGCGGAAAAATTATACCGGTGAATGCAAAAACGTTGGCACACTGCTGACCAACCTGAAGTTCTCGCTGCCGATGGAAAACGAAATCATGGGTGCCATTCTGGATGACGGCAAAGATCCCAAAACTGCTGCCAACAGCTGGCTGAAAGCGCATCCGGAAATGCTGGACGGATGGCTCAAAGGCGTTACCACCGTTGACGGCAAACCCGGTCTGGCGGCAGTCAAAGCATATCTGAATATTTAA